The region AATTTACAATGCAGCTATACTTAAAGACAGCGGGAAACCGTATACTAAAGAAGCGGCTATGTCGAAACTATACGCATCAGAGGTTGGGATGAGAGCTACAACTATGGCAGTTGAGTTACATGGGATAATGGGACTTACAAAGAAATACGAAGTAGAGCGATTTATGCGAGATGTTAAGCTTATGGAGATTGGAGAAGGGACATCTGAAATACAGCGTGTAGTCATTGCAAGAGAAATACTGGGTAAATGAAAAGGGGGGAAGATGAATTTTGATTTAACTGCTGACCAGAAGATGCTACAGGAGACAGTGAGAAAGTTTGCTAAGACAGAACTTGAGCCTGTAGCAGCTGAACTGGACAAGACACAGGAGTTTCCGTGGCTGAATATTAAGAAGCTTGCTAAACTTGGGCTACTTGGTGTGATAGTGCCAGAAAAGTATGGGGGTGCAGGATTTGACTTTGTATCTCTTGCAATAGCGATTGAAGAGATATCAAGAGTTTGTGCCACTACAGGCGTGATTGTAGCAGTCAATAACTCACTTACTGCGTATCCTATTTATCAATTTGGGAATGAAGAACAAAGAAATAAGTGGCTACCCCCACTATGCAAAGGTGAAAAACTTGGTGCTATCGGGATAACTGAGCCAAATGCAGGCTCTGATGTTGCGAGTATGGAGTCAACTGCAAGACTTGACGGCAATTCCTATATACTTAATGGGACAAAGAGATTCATTACAAATGCAGGTGAGGCAGGTATATTTGTTGTCTTTGCGTATACTAATAAAGAAATGAAACACAAAGGAATAAGTGCATTTGTAGTTGAACGGGATACACCAGGATTTACACTCGGAAAGCACGAAGACCTTATGGGTATACGAGCAACTGCTAACTGTGAACTTATCTTTGAAGATGCTAAGATACCAAAAGAAAACTTACTTGGTAAAGAAGGTAATGGCTTCAAGATATGTATGCATACACTTGATGTGTCAAGAATAGACATAGGAGCGCAAGCAGTAGGCATAGCTCAAGGTGCGCTTGATTCAGCACTGAGCTATTCAAAAGAGCGTAGGGCTTTTGGTCAGCCAATATGTGAGTTTGAGATGGTCCAGTCAATGCTTGCTGATATGGCAACACAGATACAGGCGGCAAGGTTACTTGTGTATTATGCGGGCTTCTGTAAAGATAAAGGGATGCCAAGATTCTCAAAAGAAGCCTCTATGGCAAAATGGTTTGCATCTGAGGCTGCAGTGAATGTCACAAGAAAGGCAGTCCAAATCTATGGCGGCTATGGATATACTAAAGATTATCCGGTAGAGCGATACTATCGTGATGCTAAGATACTTGAGCTTTATGAAGGGACATCAGAGATACAAAAGATAGTGATTGCAAGAGACTTGTTAAAATAAAGCAGTTGTTAGAAGAGAGAGAAATTGAGCAGCTTAAATATCTTCTGAAATTTTAGAGAAGAAACGTTTAGAGGCAGGTCTCCTGACCTGCCTCTAAACGAAAATTTTGGTTGGGAGACCAAAAACTACCCAAGTAGATTAAAGGAGGTGATGTGTATAATTGGATAATAGAAGTTGCTGTGGCATAGAGGCAATGGTAGGGCAAGGCTTTAGCCTTGCAGGAGTAAGATAAGTACGAAAAGTGGAGTGTCCCACCGTAATGGGACAGAGAATAGACTTGATGCCCCGCACAAGATCAACTATCAAGGCTGGCTTGCAAATGCAGAGGATACTGCTGGGGTGACAGGTAGTTTTGATATGGTGTTTAGACTATATAATGTACCAACAGGAGGCAGCTCTTTATGGGAGGGAACACAAACCAGTGTTGTAGTGGATAAGGGGATATTCAATGTATATCTTGGAAATGTTAATCCTATACCTGCAACTCTATTCACTGGAGTACCCTTTATCTTCAGATTCAGGTGGGGAGTGAAGTTCTATCTCCAAGGAAGAAGTTAGTCTCTGTTGGCTATGCAATGAAAGCAAAGAATGCTAATAATGCTATCTATGCAGATACTGCTAATTATGCACAAAACTTGATTGGTAAAGTCTCATATGCTGATTCAGCTGGACACATTGTACCACCTGATTCTGTAATCGGAGTAGTATCCAATAATGCACTACTTTACATCAGAAATGACGGTATGGGAGGGTATGGACTCAAGATACGTGCCTCATCGGAGGGCATCCATATAGATTCTACATATTATGGAGTTTATATTTACAGTCCAGTATTTGGGGTCAAGATTGATATGCCAATTTACGATGGTCTCTGTATTGACCAAGCAGGCAACAATGGAGTCTGGATTAATGGAGCGGGTGGAGATGGGGTTTATGCTGTGGCAACACAGCGTGGAGGATATTTTTATAACAATAGCACTGGAACAAACTATCCTACTCTTTGGGTTAGAAATGCATACAATAGTACAAGCAGTGAAAGAATTGCTAACTTCTATGCAGGAGTACCAGAAAAACTAAGATTCTATTTCCAGGGAGATGGTAATGCTTATGCAGATGTTGGATGGAATACATTCAAGAAAAACTCTAAAGGGAGTTATGAATCATACTCAGCAGTTGAGTCGCAATATAAAGAACTTATAGCTCATAGGACTGGTAAACTTGTAAATGGTGAAGCTTATGTTAAATTTGATGCCTCATTTGCTGAATTTGTATCTGCTCAATTACCAATTGAGATTACACTGACTCCAGTTGGTTCTTATAGTGGACTATATGTTGTGGAGAAGGATAAATATGGCTTTACTGTCAAGTCAGGTGCAGGTGATAATAATTGTGAATTTTCATACCTTGCTATTGGGAGAGAGAAAGGCTGCGAACAAAGAGCAGTGGTTGGTAACATTGATGAAGAGGAGAGACAGGCTCAACTTATGGATGAAATGAAGAGAGCTGAGCATGAGAGGAGGATGGAGTCAAAGAAATATTAAGACATCCTAAATCTATGTAATATTGAACAAGCTGGCTTCTACTCGTATCCAATGGGACCTGTTGTTAGTATAGAAGAAACTGAATTATTTAACCCAATCCCAAAGGTATTCAGCTTATCACAGAACTGGCCTAATCCAACAACCGGGCTCACAACCATCAGATATGGACTTCCAAAAGAGGTATCACCTCAAGATAGCTATGTAGATATCAGAATATACGACATTAGTGGCAGAGTGGTAAGAAGATTAGTAAATGGTTTCCAGCCTGCCGGCTACTATACTATCAACTGGGATGGCAAGGATGATGAAGGTAAATCGCTACCGTCTGGCATGTATTTTTACCATCTTGAATCCGATGGTTATACGGCAGCTAGAGTACTCGTCCTGATGAGATAAGATGTAATTCACACTAAATGTAGGAGCAACCCTTGCGGTTGTTTTTTGGAGTGCAAAATCGGTGATTTTGCAACAACACCGTTGTTGCATTCCATATTAAAAAATCATATTTTTGACAGTACTCATTTTATATCTGGAGGTGAAACATGGGTGATAAATTTAAATCACGCACGTTTTGGCGAGAAAAATTAGAAAAAGAACTCCCAAGTCACGGTAAATTAGTTGATATTCCGCCAAAGATGCAAAAAAGATTTGGTATAGGTAAAATGCTTATCCCTAAGCCTCTTGATGTAGATGCTCTAATACGCAAGATTCCGGAAGGAAAGCTTGTCACAGTAGAGCAAATTAGAGAGCGGTTAGCTAAGGATTATCATGCTGATACTACTTGTCCACTGACAACTGGAATTTTTATCAGGATAGCAGCTGAGACATCGGAAGAAGACCTAATAAATGGAGAGAAAAAAATAACACCGTATTGGCGGGTAATCAAGAGAGATGGTAGCCTAAATGAAAAATTACCCGGTGGCATAGAGGCACAAGCGACGCGTTTAAGGCGGGAAGGACACTTAATTGAACCGGGAAGGGGAAAGAAGCCGCCTAAGGTGAGAGATTTTGAAAAATATTTGCAAAAGCTGTAATTAGTAATCAGTCTATTTTCCTGTCCCCAATTTTATCTCTTCCCATAAATAAATATAAGCCATGATAGTGTAACCACACACCAAATAATGAAAATACTAAACATCCCTCCTCTTATTAAACCATCCAAAAACCCTACAAAGAAAATCATACCTAAAAGAATTACGACGCATACTGCCAAGAATACCCTCATTTCTACTATAAGTTTATTTAAGATATTTTTATAATCCATGCCCTTTGAAAAGTCAAGCAAAAAGTAGTTGTGTGGTGCCAAAATTATTTATTGACTTTTTATTGGTATTTTGTTATAATACACACAATTGTTAGGGTGAATGATGGACATAATTGTTTGTATAAAGAGAGTGCCAGAAACTGCAGAGTCAGAGATTAAAGTAGATGCCTCTGGTAAGGATATAATAAAGGAACGGCTTACTTTTGACATCAACGAATCCGATAACTACGGCCTTGAGGAGGCAATCCTACTAAAAGAAAAGTTTGGTGGCTCAGTTACATTAGTGTCAGTTGGGCCACCTGAGGTCGAAGATATACTCCGAATGGGGCTTGCTAAAGGTGCAGATACAGCAATAAGGGTGACAGATGAAAAGTTTAAGGAGCTCGATGCATTTGCGACTGCAAAGCTACTTCAGTCTGTGGTCAAAGTGGCTTGCAGTAAGTTTGATATTATTTTTACTGGCTGTATGGCTAACGATGATGGATGCTCTCAAGTTGGACCTACACTTGCTGAATTACTCGGTATCCCACATGCTACATTAGTAACTAATATTGAGATAAAAGAGAGTATAGCTAAAGTACAGAGGGAACTTGAAGGTGGCTTACTTGAGGTTTTAGAAATAAAACTACCCGCCCTATTCACTATTCAGACAGGTATCAACGAGCCAAGATATGCTTCTCTCATTGCTATAAGAAGGGCAGCGGCTAAAGAAATCAAAGTGATTGATGCAAAAATGTTAGGAATTGATGAATTAGCGACAAAAACAAGAATTGATAGCTTGTTCCCACCCCCTATTGGGAAGCGGGCACAAATTATAGAAGGGACACCAGATGAAGTAGCAACTAAAGTTACAGGTATATTTAAAGAAAAGGGATTGGTGTGAAGTGACAAAAAGGGTATTTGTATTAGTTGAACATAGACGTGGTGAAATTAGAGATATAACTTATGAATTACTTACTAAAGGAAGAGAACTGGCCAGTAAATTAGGAGGTAGCACCTCAGGAGGTGAACTCGTTGCTTTACTATTGGGATACAATGTAGAAAAGTTTGCAGATAAGATTAAATCACAATCGCATAAGGTGTTTGTCATAGAGGATGAGAAGCTTAAAAACTTCAATGCTGAGTCATACCAAATTGTCCTTTCTAATATATTAAAAAAAGAAAAACCATCCCTTACACTTATTGGTCATACTGCATTTGGGATAGACCTTGCACCTGCTATTGGGACTGAACTTAATATACCAGTTGCTACAGATTGTATAGGAATAGATGTAGAGGACAATAACTTAATTACAATACGCCAGATGTATGGTGGCAAATTGAATGCAAGATTATGTTTCAGTAAGAGTGAACAATTTGTGATAACAGTGCGACAAGGAGCTTTCGTACCACAAGAAGCGAATTTGAATGGAGAACTCGTAACTATACAATCACCACTCACACAAGAACCTGATTATAGAAAGTTTGTTGAATACCTTGAAGCAGTAGTTGGTGAAATAGATATAACAAAGGCAGATATTGTTGTAGCAGTAGGCAGAGGGATAAAAGAGCAAGGGAACCTACATTTAGTTGATGAGCTTGCCAAGTCACTTGGTGGCGTCCTTGCCTGCTCACGGCCAATTGTAGATGCAGGCTGGCTCCCAAAGGATAGGCAAGTGGGTTCATCTGGTAAGACAGTGAAGCCAAAGCTCTACATAGCTGTCGGAATATCGGGTGCATTCCAGCATATTACAGGGATGAAAGGGGCAGATACTATTGTAGCTATAAACAAAGACCCAAATGCACCTATATTTAACGAGGCAGATTACGGGATAGTAGGTGACTTATTCAAAGTAGTACCTGCAATTAAAGAAAAAATAGCTGAATTAAAGCCAAGCTGACCAAGGAGAAGACAAGTTACTACTTAAAGCCCTGGTGTTCCTAATTTTTAGTTTCCATTTAACATAACTAATTTCTTGAAGCTAATGGACTTCCCAGTCTCTAACTTACAGAAGTAAATGCCTGATGCAACTCTATTCCCAAAATCATCCTCTCTATTCCAAACAACCGTGTATACTTCCGTGTTCTCCTTCTTATCTATTAGAGTTTTTACCAATCTACCAGCCATATCATACACTCTTACACTAACTGGCATTTTAGGAGTCCCATTTAGGATTTGGAATCTGATTTCTGTCATTTGAGCAAATGGATTAGGATAGACTTCAAGTTTTGGGTTTTCTTTCACTCCCACATAGGGGTCAGTATTAGTAAATTCATATATGCTGCCATTTCTATGTGTAGCATAGATTCGGTTTGTATCATCATTTCTACCTCTACCAACAGTCAAATCAGCAGACGCACCTGTAACAGCGTCAACAACAGTGTCAACCCATGCACTACCATCCCATGAGTGCTCACGGATATTACCAAATTGTGCTGTAGTGTATACTCGTATTTTACTGTTTTTACTGTCACTCTTTGTTCTACCAAGCCATAATCCGTAACGGCTGAGCATAGGCGCACTTGGGCATATGTCAACCTGTTGCCAATTCCCTGCAGAGTATGTGAGTTCATAAACATACCCCCCTCCACAAGAAACATAAACTCTGTTCACTAAATCATTCCTACCAGAGCCAACAGCTGCTTTACACAACCGATACGAGGGTAAAGTGATGACTGACTCCTCATAATAGGAGCTATTCCAACTGTACTCTCTGAGGTATGGAGAATGCCCATCAGGACAATAGACTCTATTCATATCATACCATCGTTTCGTCCATTCCCCAATTGCAACTGCTGCAAAAGCTGTATAGGGAGGACCCAAATTAGCCTTTAAATAAGTCCATTCGTATATATGACCATTGAACCCCGATACATACACCCTTTGTATACCATCATTTCTACCATCTCCCACCACTTGGTAAAGCCAACCAGGGCATGTCCCTATTCTTACTGCGTTCCAACCACACCATACGCAATTGAAGAGAGTAACAACTGATATCATCGCTATCAATATCAACATGAGCATCCTCCTTCCTGCCTTGACGCGAGGCAGACGAGACAGGAACTCACTCATTGTGCTAAACTTTTTCATTTTACC is a window of bacterium DNA encoding:
- a CDS encoding electron transfer flavoprotein subunit alpha/FixB family protein, producing the protein MTKRVFVLVEHRRGEIRDITYELLTKGRELASKLGGSTSGGELVALLLGYNVEKFADKIKSQSHKVFVIEDEKLKNFNAESYQIVLSNILKKEKPSLTLIGHTAFGIDLAPAIGTELNIPVATDCIGIDVEDNNLITIRQMYGGKLNARLCFSKSEQFVITVRQGAFVPQEANLNGELVTIQSPLTQEPDYRKFVEYLEAVVGEIDITKADIVVAVGRGIKEQGNLHLVDELAKSLGGVLACSRPIVDAGWLPKDRQVGSSGKTVKPKLYIAVGISGAFQHITGMKGADTIVAINKDPNAPIFNEADYGIVGDLFKVVPAIKEKIAELKPS
- a CDS encoding electron transfer flavoprotein subunit beta/FixA family protein encodes the protein MMDIIVCIKRVPETAESEIKVDASGKDIIKERLTFDINESDNYGLEEAILLKEKFGGSVTLVSVGPPEVEDILRMGLAKGADTAIRVTDEKFKELDAFATAKLLQSVVKVACSKFDIIFTGCMANDDGCSQVGPTLAELLGIPHATLVTNIEIKESIAKVQRELEGGLLEVLEIKLPALFTIQTGINEPRYASLIAIRRAAAKEIKVIDAKMLGIDELATKTRIDSLFPPPIGKRAQIIEGTPDEVATKVTGIFKEKGLV
- a CDS encoding T9SS type A sorting domain-containing protein, whose amino-acid sequence is MKKFSTMSEFLSRLPRVKAGRRMLMLILIAMISVVTLFNCVWCGWNAVRIGTCPGWLYQVVGDGRNDGIQRVYVSGFNGHIYEWTYLKANLGPPYTAFAAVAIGEWTKRWYDMNRVYCPDGHSPYLREYSWNSSYYEESVITLPSYRLCKAAVGSGRNDLVNRVYVSCGGGYVYELTYSAGNWQQVDICPSAPMLSRYGLWLGRTKSDSKNSKIRVYTTAQFGNIREHSWDGSAWVDTVVDAVTGASADLTVGRGRNDDTNRIYATHRNGSIYEFTNTDPYVGVKENPKLEVYPNPFAQMTEIRFQILNGTPKMPVSVRVYDMAGRLVKTLIDKKENTEVYTVVWNREDDFGNRVASGIYFCKLETGKSISFKKLVMLNGN
- a CDS encoding FlgD immunoglobulin-like domain containing protein; this encodes MGPVVSIEETELFNPIPKVFSLSQNWPNPTTGLTTIRYGLPKEVSPQDSYVDIRIYDISGRVVRRLVNGFQPAGYYTINWDGKDDEGKSLPSGMYFYHLESDGYTAARVLVLMR
- a CDS encoding acyl-CoA dehydrogenase, with the protein product MNFDLTADQKMLQETVRKFAKTELEPVAAELDKTQEFPWLNIKKLAKLGLLGVIVPEKYGGAGFDFVSLAIAIEEISRVCATTGVIVAVNNSLTAYPIYQFGNEEQRNKWLPPLCKGEKLGAIGITEPNAGSDVASMESTARLDGNSYILNGTKRFITNAGEAGIFVVFAYTNKEMKHKGISAFVVERDTPGFTLGKHEDLMGIRATANCELIFEDAKIPKENLLGKEGNGFKICMHTLDVSRIDIGAQAVGIAQGALDSALSYSKERRAFGQPICEFEMVQSMLADMATQIQAARLLVYYAGFCKDKGMPRFSKEASMAKWFASEAAVNVTRKAVQIYGGYGYTKDYPVERYYRDAKILELYEGTSEIQKIVIARDLLK
- a CDS encoding MGMT family protein, with the protein product MGDKFKSRTFWREKLEKELPSHGKLVDIPPKMQKRFGIGKMLIPKPLDVDALIRKIPEGKLVTVEQIRERLAKDYHADTTCPLTTGIFIRIAAETSEEDLINGEKKITPYWRVIKRDGSLNEKLPGGIEAQATRLRREGHLIEPGRGKKPPKVRDFEKYLQKL